From the genome of Mesorhizobium japonicum MAFF 303099, one region includes:
- a CDS encoding phospholipase D-like domain-containing protein, whose protein sequence is MNRHAFVILALFGQTALAGCAGIGRNACDILPGQVACARPSLSAGTPGVAASQFFGDAGASDYERRFLALLAHNQLGAMDRANGTGPFGRNRRDVQNSDFQATYSTLQQLAGPVARAHLPPANGSGEGHFDGRWRVSRQTLYIDAAARPSAPKNFDFSGLQARSVEIVVRQAGEQPAEIEATCDGALAIRAAGASRTITAGAAFRFRLAGEDDTVSLFPSDSLNRCTARIRSSLAPAGAPLTIRREEAADPALASLDSRYERCPVPDSAGLDALERVFYASRWLSQTCALPIGELRLLRKSRDGFNAKVEALMGAPLSDAAIDKGDPELPLDFSKAPRLKLIYLSSLEFKADFSGCIIERLIRHHAALGTKVRILVTDVLEREKDDAMLHRLAAEFPNVELQEYRWRADHGAPIDEQISQLHKTHHIKMLATLAVDPARSRVIIGGRNIHDGFLFHSPIDLSRYPDLQQYGKTDGFSLNYYSNWSDFDIEFADRATVETLAAHLSTIWLRDADTNLARPFSIPVRGDGRPRGNARHFISVPYEDDHALEGYFVELVDAARRHIQIVNPYLNLTPSLAQAFDRALARGVKIDIVGRIDLKGDIGGKFLTALNRLFVEKYGDRINIREFKAPDVVLHSKIMMIDERLVAISSVNLNNRSFFHDSENGMMVLDPAFYVRMKPIYDDYLAHSNPVSANVTIPWAYRLLFDEAWVRQAF, encoded by the coding sequence GTGAATCGCCACGCATTTGTCATCCTTGCCCTGTTCGGGCAGACCGCCCTTGCCGGTTGTGCCGGCATTGGCCGCAATGCCTGCGATATCCTGCCGGGACAGGTGGCCTGCGCGCGGCCGTCCCTGTCGGCCGGCACGCCTGGAGTCGCGGCTTCGCAGTTTTTTGGCGATGCCGGCGCCAGCGACTACGAAAGGCGCTTCCTGGCGCTGCTCGCCCACAACCAGCTCGGCGCCATGGATCGCGCCAACGGCACCGGCCCGTTCGGGCGCAACCGTCGCGATGTGCAGAACAGCGACTTCCAGGCGACCTATTCGACGCTGCAGCAACTGGCCGGTCCGGTTGCCAGGGCGCATCTGCCGCCGGCAAATGGCAGCGGCGAGGGTCATTTCGACGGACGCTGGCGGGTGTCGCGGCAGACTCTCTACATCGACGCGGCAGCGCGGCCCTCGGCCCCCAAAAATTTCGATTTCTCCGGCCTGCAGGCGCGCAGCGTCGAGATCGTCGTGCGCCAGGCCGGCGAGCAGCCGGCCGAGATCGAGGCCACCTGCGACGGCGCCTTGGCGATCCGCGCGGCCGGCGCCTCGCGCACCATCACCGCCGGCGCGGCATTCCGCTTTCGCCTGGCGGGCGAGGACGACACGGTCAGCCTGTTTCCCAGCGACAGCCTGAACCGCTGCACGGCAAGGATCCGCTCCAGCCTTGCCCCGGCCGGTGCTCCGCTTACCATCCGACGCGAAGAGGCCGCGGATCCGGCTCTCGCCAGCCTCGACAGCCGCTATGAGCGCTGTCCGGTCCCCGACAGCGCCGGCCTCGACGCGCTCGAGCGCGTCTTCTATGCCAGCCGCTGGCTGTCGCAGACCTGCGCCCTGCCGATCGGCGAGCTCCGGCTGCTGCGCAAGTCGCGCGACGGCTTCAACGCCAAGGTCGAGGCGCTGATGGGCGCACCGCTGTCCGATGCGGCAATAGACAAAGGCGACCCGGAGCTGCCTCTCGATTTCTCCAAGGCGCCACGGCTGAAGCTGATCTATCTGTCCTCGCTGGAATTCAAGGCGGACTTTTCCGGCTGCATCATCGAGCGGTTGATCCGCCATCATGCCGCCCTTGGCACCAAGGTGCGCATTCTGGTCACCGACGTGCTGGAGCGCGAAAAGGACGACGCCATGCTGCACCGGCTGGCGGCGGAGTTCCCCAATGTCGAATTGCAGGAATATCGCTGGCGCGCCGATCATGGCGCGCCGATCGACGAGCAGATTTCACAGCTGCACAAGACCCATCATATCAAGATGCTGGCGACGCTGGCTGTGGACCCAGCGCGCTCGCGCGTCATCATCGGCGGCCGCAACATCCATGACGGCTTCCTGTTCCACAGTCCGATCGACCTGTCGCGCTATCCGGACCTGCAGCAATACGGCAAGACCGACGGCTTTTCGCTGAACTACTATTCGAACTGGAGCGACTTCGACATCGAGTTCGCCGACCGGGCGACGGTCGAGACGCTCGCCGCGCATCTGTCGACAATATGGTTGCGCGATGCCGACACCAATCTGGCGCGCCCCTTCTCCATCCCGGTGCGTGGAGATGGCCGCCCCCGCGGCAATGCCCGGCATTTCATTTCCGTGCCCTATGAGGACGACCATGCGCTGGAGGGCTATTTTGTCGAACTGGTTGACGCCGCCCGGCGCCATATCCAGATCGTCAACCCCTACCTCAATCTGACGCCGAGCCTCGCCCAGGCCTTTGACCGGGCGCTCGCCCGCGGCGTAAAGATCGACATTGTCGGCCGCATCGACCTCAAGGGCGATATTGGCGGCAAGTTCCTCACCGCGCTCAACAGGCTGTTCGTCGAGAAATATGGCGACCGCATCAACATCCGCGAGTTCAAGGCGCCCGACGTGGTGCTGCATTCCAAGATCATGATGATCGACGAAAGGCTGGTCGCCATCTCCTCGGTCAACCTCAACAACCGCAGCTTCTTCCACGATTCAGAGAACGGCATGATGGTGCTCGATCCCGCCTTCTACGTCAGGATGAAGCCGATCTATGACGACTATCTCGCCCATTCGAATCCGGTTTCCGCCAACGTGACGATCCCATGGGCCTATCGGCTGCTGTTCGATGAAGCCTGGGTCAGGCAGGCATTCTGA
- a CDS encoding nucleoside-diphosphate kinase: MKSTNCCLTTKDRAVLEVMLERRRAFADPIVHVLEHKLSSADVVPIDTVGPDIVTLNSRVVFSIDAGHAQTRTLVQNEVRGPVGSSLSVATRRGLCMLGMAQGQTASIEHADGRRESILIKAVLYQPEAAGRAVRQKDRADGRRPHGLTLVYSAADDWQPLGETAGMRQTEDDDPGPSAA, encoded by the coding sequence ATGAAGAGTACGAATTGCTGTCTGACGACGAAGGACCGTGCCGTCCTCGAAGTCATGCTGGAGCGCCGGCGGGCATTCGCGGATCCGATCGTGCATGTGCTCGAACACAAGCTTTCAAGCGCCGATGTCGTCCCGATCGATACGGTCGGCCCCGATATCGTCACGCTGAACAGCAGGGTGGTGTTCAGCATCGATGCCGGTCACGCCCAGACGCGCACCCTGGTGCAGAACGAGGTGCGCGGACCGGTCGGCTCCAGCCTGTCGGTGGCAACCAGGCGCGGGCTCTGCATGCTTGGCATGGCACAGGGCCAAACGGCCTCGATCGAGCACGCCGACGGCCGGCGGGAGTCGATCCTGATCAAGGCCGTGCTTTACCAGCCGGAGGCTGCCGGGCGCGCGGTCAGGCAGAAAGACCGGGCCGACGGGCGGCGACCGCATGGGCTCACTCTCGTCTACAGCGCCGCAGACGATTGGCAGCCTCTTGGCGAGACGGCCGGAATGCGGCAGACAGAAGACGACGACCCCGGTCCCTCGGCGGCGTGA
- a CDS encoding murein hydrolase activator EnvC family protein produces MSEGWKSTPGPTGGSWRARCGIAAAAILLSFHAARAESTLDMAPDPDQSRAEYEQVSKEITLSSERLAKLAADIAAVKKDHASITAALIQSAMTEQKLGQDIEDIGAKLEGLKDQQQKIRASLVARRDVLAEVLGALQRMGLNPPPAILVKPEDALSSVRSAILLGAVVPELRQQTDSLLADLKEQTRVTASIEAERARLTDAVGEQVAEKKRLGMLLEAKQKLEADTQAQMAAEQQRSQQLAAKASSLKDLIASLEAQADKARKAADAAKAAAAGQPGDVQASDGNDGGDKTASLASLPVPEGNRLAATAPFSALQGQIALPVTGRIKRRFGADDGNGAVMLGDMLATQSGAIVTAPADGNVLYAGPFRSYGQLLILNAGDGYHVVLAGMSRISVVTGQSVLAGEPVGAMGEARVASTSVSKNGNATPELYVEFRKDGKPVDPAPWWADRFSGRT; encoded by the coding sequence ATGTCTGAAGGCTGGAAATCGACACCGGGCCCAACAGGGGGCTCCTGGCGCGCGCGCTGCGGTATCGCGGCAGCGGCGATCCTCTTGTCGTTCCACGCGGCGCGGGCCGAGAGCACGCTCGACATGGCGCCCGATCCGGATCAGAGCCGCGCCGAATACGAGCAGGTTTCCAAGGAGATAACGCTGTCGTCAGAACGGCTTGCCAAGCTCGCCGCCGATATCGCAGCGGTCAAGAAGGACCATGCCTCGATCACCGCCGCGCTGATCCAGTCGGCGATGACCGAGCAGAAGCTTGGCCAGGACATCGAGGACATCGGCGCCAAGCTGGAAGGGCTGAAGGACCAGCAACAGAAAATCCGCGCCTCGCTCGTGGCGCGCCGCGATGTGCTGGCCGAAGTGCTGGGCGCGCTGCAGCGCATGGGGCTCAACCCGCCGCCGGCAATCCTGGTCAAGCCGGAGGACGCGCTTTCGTCGGTGCGCAGCGCCATCCTGCTCGGCGCCGTGGTGCCGGAATTGCGCCAGCAGACCGACAGCCTGCTGGCTGACCTCAAGGAGCAGACCCGGGTGACGGCCTCGATCGAGGCCGAGCGGGCGCGGCTGACGGACGCTGTCGGCGAGCAGGTGGCGGAAAAGAAGCGGCTCGGCATGCTGCTGGAAGCCAAGCAGAAGCTCGAGGCCGATACGCAGGCGCAAATGGCGGCCGAACAGCAGCGTTCCCAGCAGTTGGCGGCCAAGGCCTCCAGCCTGAAGGACCTGATCGCCTCGCTCGAAGCGCAGGCCGACAAGGCCCGCAAGGCCGCGGATGCCGCAAAGGCAGCCGCCGCGGGCCAGCCGGGTGACGTTCAGGCCAGCGATGGAAACGATGGCGGCGACAAAACGGCATCGCTGGCGTCACTGCCGGTTCCCGAAGGCAACCGGCTCGCCGCAACGGCCCCCTTCTCGGCGCTGCAGGGGCAGATCGCGCTGCCGGTGACCGGCCGCATCAAACGCCGGTTCGGCGCGGACGACGGTAACGGCGCAGTGATGCTTGGTGACATGCTTGCGACACAATCGGGAGCCATCGTCACCGCTCCGGCGGATGGGAATGTGCTTTATGCGGGGCCGTTTCGCTCTTATGGTCAACTCTTGATCCTCAATGCCGGCGACGGTTATCATGTCGTTCTGGCGGGGATGAGCAGAATCAGCGTCGTGACTGGCCAGTCAGTGCTCGCAGGAGAGCCGGTCGGCGCGATGGGAGAGGCCCGGGTGGCAAGCACCTCGGTTTCGAAGAATGGAAATGCCACGCCGGAACTCTACGTCGAGTTCCGCAAGGATGGAAAACCCGTCGATCCGGCCCCATGGTGGGCGGACCGTTTTTCTGGAAGGACGTGA
- a CDS encoding S41 family peptidase: MMRKLSLLFAGALMGASAMSLVYGAPGSSANAAGSETYKQLAIFGDIFERVRAQYVTPPDDKSLVENAINGMLSSLDPHSSYMNAEQAQDMRVQTKGEFGGLGIEVTMENDLVKVITPIDDTPAAKAGVLAGDYIAKIDGEEVRGLTLNDAVDKMRGLVNTPIKLTILRQGADKPIELTVVRDIIKVKAVKFRVENDIGYMKITSFTEKTYDDLENAIDTIKKQVPDDKLKGYVLDLRLNPGGLLDQAVSVSDAFLKRGEIVSTRGRDPKDVTRFDAKPKQTDDINGKPMIVLVNGGSASASEIVAGALQDLRRVTVVGTQSFGKGSVQTIIPLGENGALRLTTALYYTPSGKSIQGKGITPDIKVDQPLPPELQGRDLTRGESDLKGHIKGADESKTGSGSAAYVPPDPKDDLQLIFAEQLLRGQKTDPAFPPNPEKAVLNQ; the protein is encoded by the coding sequence ATGATGCGGAAACTGTCGCTTCTGTTTGCCGGTGCGCTGATGGGCGCATCCGCCATGAGCCTTGTCTATGGTGCTCCTGGCTCGTCGGCGAACGCTGCGGGCTCGGAGACCTACAAGCAGCTGGCGATCTTCGGCGACATCTTCGAGCGGGTGCGGGCACAATATGTCACGCCGCCTGACGACAAGTCGCTGGTCGAGAACGCCATCAACGGCATGCTTTCCTCTCTCGACCCGCACTCCTCCTACATGAATGCCGAACAGGCGCAGGACATGCGCGTTCAGACCAAGGGCGAGTTCGGCGGCCTCGGCATCGAGGTCACCATGGAGAACGACCTGGTTAAGGTGATCACGCCGATCGACGATACGCCCGCCGCCAAGGCTGGCGTGCTGGCCGGCGACTACATCGCCAAGATCGACGGCGAAGAGGTTCGCGGCCTGACGCTCAACGACGCGGTCGACAAGATGCGTGGCCTGGTCAACACGCCGATCAAGCTCACCATCCTGCGCCAGGGTGCCGACAAGCCGATCGAGCTGACGGTGGTGCGCGACATCATCAAGGTCAAGGCGGTCAAGTTCCGGGTCGAGAACGACATCGGCTACATGAAGATCACCTCCTTCACCGAAAAGACCTATGACGACCTCGAGAACGCCATCGACACCATCAAGAAGCAGGTGCCGGACGACAAGCTCAAGGGCTATGTGCTCGACCTGCGCCTCAATCCGGGTGGTCTGCTCGACCAGGCGGTGAGCGTGTCCGACGCCTTCCTGAAGCGTGGCGAGATCGTCTCGACGCGTGGACGCGATCCGAAGGACGTCACCCGTTTCGATGCCAAGCCGAAGCAGACCGACGACATCAACGGCAAGCCGATGATCGTGCTCGTCAATGGCGGCTCGGCCAGCGCGTCCGAAATCGTCGCCGGCGCGCTGCAGGATCTGCGTCGCGTCACGGTGGTGGGCACGCAGTCCTTCGGCAAGGGTTCGGTGCAGACCATCATTCCGCTCGGCGAGAATGGCGCGCTGCGGTTGACGACGGCGCTCTATTACACGCCGTCGGGTAAGTCGATCCAGGGCAAGGGCATCACGCCCGACATCAAGGTCGACCAGCCGCTGCCGCCGGAACTGCAGGGCAGGGACCTGACGCGCGGTGAATCCGATCTCAAGGGCCACATCAAGGGCGCCGACGAGAGCAAGACCGGCTCGGGCTCGGCAGCCTATGTGCCGCCGGATCCGAAGGACGATCTGCAGCTCATCTTTGCTGAGCAACTGCTGCGTGGACAGAAGACCGATCCCGCTTTCCCGCCCAATCCGGAAAAGGCCGTGCTCAACCAGTAA
- a CDS encoding RNA pyrophosphohydrolase → MPKTKKVDRETLPYRPCVGLMILNGEGLVWVGHRIAEPDSEFAGTTQLWQMPQGGIDKGEEPLQAAERELYEETGMRSVSLLAEAPDWINYDLPDHLVGIAFKGRYRGQMQKWFAFRFHGDGSEIQINPPPGGHTAEFDKWSWRPMQDLPDLIVPFKRKVYEEVVAAFSHLAR, encoded by the coding sequence ATGCCAAAGACGAAGAAGGTCGACCGCGAAACGCTGCCCTACCGTCCCTGTGTCGGGCTGATGATCCTCAATGGCGAGGGCCTGGTCTGGGTCGGGCATCGCATTGCCGAACCCGACAGCGAATTCGCCGGCACGACGCAGCTCTGGCAGATGCCGCAGGGCGGCATCGACAAGGGTGAGGAGCCGCTGCAGGCGGCCGAGCGCGAGCTTTATGAGGAGACCGGCATGCGCAGCGTCTCGCTGCTCGCCGAAGCGCCGGACTGGATCAATTACGACCTGCCGGACCATCTCGTCGGCATTGCCTTCAAGGGTCGATATCGCGGCCAGATGCAGAAATGGTTCGCCTTCCGCTTCCATGGCGACGGCAGCGAGATCCAGATCAATCCGCCGCCGGGCGGCCACACCGCCGAATTCGACAAATGGTCGTGGCGGCCGATGCAAGATCTGCCCGACCTGATCGTGCCGTTCAAGCGCAAGGTCTATGAAGAGGTGGTGGCGGCGTTCAGCCATCTGGCGCGTTAG
- a CDS encoding D-amino acid dehydrogenase, whose protein sequence is MQIMVLGGGVIGVTTAYYLAEAGHEVTVLDRQKGPALETSFANAGEISPGYASPWAGPGIPLKAIKWLLMKHGPLVVRPAFDPHMWTWLVKMLRNCTTERYAINKSRMVPLAEYSRDTLKALREATGITYDERTQGTLQLFRTQKQLDGTGGDVEVLKKYGVSYEILDQDGCIAAEPALGGVREKFVGGLRLPHDETGDCKMFTEKLAELCVARGVKFEYDTTIWRVLRSRNRVANLSTSKGFKASEAYVMALGSYSAGFMRRMKRSIPVYPVKGYSITVPIKDADVAPVSTVMDETYKVAITRLGDRIRVGGTAEISGFDLRLHESRRRTLEHSVGDLFPGAGAMREATFWCGLRPMTPDGPPLIGRTELSNLFLNTGHGTLGWTMACGSAKVLADIMSNKVPEIDARALAQERYLK, encoded by the coding sequence ATGCAGATCATGGTGCTGGGCGGCGGCGTCATCGGGGTGACCACGGCCTATTATCTCGCCGAGGCCGGCCACGAGGTGACGGTGCTCGATCGCCAGAAAGGCCCGGCGCTGGAAACCAGTTTTGCCAATGCCGGCGAGATTTCGCCCGGCTATGCCTCGCCCTGGGCCGGGCCCGGCATTCCGCTAAAGGCGATCAAATGGCTGTTGATGAAGCATGGCCCACTGGTGGTTCGACCGGCCTTCGACCCGCATATGTGGACCTGGCTGGTCAAGATGCTGCGCAACTGCACGACCGAGCGCTATGCCATCAACAAGTCGCGCATGGTGCCGCTGGCCGAATACAGCCGCGACACGCTGAAGGCGCTGCGCGAGGCGACCGGCATCACCTATGACGAGCGCACCCAGGGCACGCTGCAGCTGTTTCGCACCCAAAAGCAGCTCGATGGCACCGGTGGTGACGTCGAGGTGCTGAAGAAATATGGCGTTTCCTACGAGATCCTCGACCAGGACGGCTGCATTGCGGCGGAGCCGGCGCTGGGCGGCGTGCGCGAGAAATTCGTCGGCGGGCTGAGGCTGCCGCATGACGAGACCGGCGACTGCAAGATGTTCACCGAGAAACTGGCCGAGCTCTGCGTGGCGCGTGGCGTCAAGTTCGAATACGACACGACGATCTGGCGCGTCCTTCGCAGCCGCAACCGCGTTGCCAACCTCAGCACCAGCAAGGGGTTCAAGGCTTCCGAAGCCTATGTGATGGCGCTGGGCAGCTACTCGGCCGGCTTCATGCGCCGGATGAAACGGTCGATCCCGGTCTATCCGGTCAAGGGCTATTCGATCACCGTGCCGATCAAGGACGCCGACGTGGCGCCGGTGTCGACCGTGATGGATGAGACCTACAAGGTGGCGATCACCCGGCTCGGCGACCGTATCCGCGTCGGCGGCACGGCCGAGATTTCAGGCTTCGACCTCAGGCTCCATGAATCGCGGCGGCGCACGCTGGAACATTCGGTGGGCGATCTCTTTCCGGGCGCCGGCGCCATGCGCGAGGCGACCTTCTGGTGCGGCCTGCGGCCGATGACGCCGGACGGGCCGCCGCTGATCGGCCGCACCGAGCTTTCCAATCTCTTCCTCAACACCGGCCATGGCACGCTCGGCTGGACCATGGCCTGCGGTTCGGCCAAGGTGCTGGCCGACATCATGTCGAACAAGGTGCCCGAGATCGATGCCCGTGCCCTGGCACAGGAGCGCTACCTGAAATAG
- the rlmH gene encoding 23S rRNA (pseudouridine(1915)-N(3))-methyltransferase RlmH, which translates to MKISVHAVGRMKAGPERELADRYFERFAKSGPAVGLEFAGITEIAEGRSQSAIERQRDEGSRLQAQLQPGTALILLDERGKSLSSQDLANRIGQLRDGGRKVLVLAIGGADGHDPPLRDQADLVLSFGALTWPHQLVRVMLGEQLYRVATILSGHPYHRA; encoded by the coding sequence ATGAAGATTTCAGTTCATGCCGTGGGCCGAATGAAAGCCGGCCCCGAGCGGGAGTTGGCCGACCGCTATTTCGAGCGCTTCGCCAAGAGCGGGCCTGCGGTCGGGCTCGAATTCGCCGGAATTACCGAGATCGCCGAGGGCCGGTCGCAGAGCGCTATCGAGCGCCAGCGCGACGAAGGCTCCCGACTGCAGGCGCAGCTGCAGCCGGGCACGGCGCTGATCCTGCTCGATGAGCGCGGCAAGAGCCTTTCCTCGCAGGATTTAGCCAATCGCATCGGACAGTTGCGCGACGGTGGGCGCAAGGTGCTGGTGCTGGCCATAGGCGGCGCCGACGGCCATGATCCGCCGCTGCGCGACCAGGCCGATCTGGTGCTATCGTTCGGCGCGCTGACCTGGCCGCATCAGCTGGTGCGGGTGATGCTGGGGGAGCAGCTCTACAGGGTGGCGACGATCCTCTCCGGCCACCCCTATCATCGCGCGTGA
- the rnk gene encoding nucleoside diphosphate kinase regulator codes for MQHATGPRPSSRILISDTDHDRLTGLARALLDRAPETAEELLFEMDRAVVTDAAAMPADVVRMGSAVTVRGEGGATQRIMLVYPGEADIAENRISVLTPMGTALIGASIGQAVCWSSRGGRELSVTVEAVDTPVSGAQRR; via the coding sequence ATGCAACATGCAACAGGACCGCGTCCATCGAGCCGGATTCTGATCAGCGACACCGACCATGACAGGTTGACCGGCCTGGCGAGAGCCTTGCTCGACCGTGCCCCCGAGACGGCCGAGGAGCTGCTCTTCGAAATGGACCGCGCCGTCGTCACGGACGCGGCGGCGATGCCGGCCGACGTGGTGCGTATGGGATCGGCCGTGACGGTCCGCGGCGAAGGCGGGGCGACCCAGCGCATCATGCTGGTCTATCCCGGCGAAGCCGACATTGCCGAAAACAGGATCTCGGTGCTGACGCCGATGGGAACGGCGCTCATCGGAGCGTCGATCGGGCAGGCGGTGTGCTGGAGCAGTCGTGGCGGCCGTGAGCTGTCGGTGACCGTCGAAGCCGTCGACACGCCGGTCTCCGGCGCGCAGCGGCGCTGA
- the alr gene encoding alanine racemase: protein MNDAVNPTAAKTVTGWPVSEAAAGAILTIDLGAIRENYRRLKALLGGVHCAGVVKANGYGLGAAKVAAALTREGCDIFFVALLAEGIALRKAVGTGPDIYVLNGLPPGSEPEAVAAGLCAVINSGAQLKAWRAAVHDAGRRLPAAIQVDSGMSRLGMAPAEVEALAGDSSAFDGIDIKYVMSHLACADEPRHPANEQQRLAFERLRAMLPRAPASLANSSGIFLGPSYHHDLARPGAALYGINPTPGEPNPMLPVVWLQAKVAQTRRIEKGAGIGYGHSYHADGPLSLATISFGYADGWLRRSASAAWFEGVRLPFLGRVSMDSIILDISALPPGRLREGDLVELLGPSQSVDDAAGHAGTIGYEILASLGPRFHRHYVGG, encoded by the coding sequence ATGAACGACGCCGTCAATCCGACTGCTGCGAAAACCGTCACCGGTTGGCCGGTCAGCGAGGCCGCGGCCGGCGCGATCCTGACCATCGATCTCGGCGCGATCCGTGAAAACTACCGGCGGCTGAAGGCGCTGCTGGGCGGCGTGCACTGCGCCGGCGTTGTCAAGGCCAATGGCTACGGCCTTGGCGCGGCCAAGGTGGCGGCGGCACTGACCCGGGAAGGCTGTGACATCTTCTTCGTCGCGCTGCTGGCCGAAGGCATCGCGCTGCGCAAGGCGGTCGGGACCGGACCGGACATCTACGTGCTGAACGGGCTGCCGCCTGGCTCCGAGCCGGAAGCGGTGGCGGCTGGCCTTTGCGCGGTCATCAATAGTGGCGCGCAGTTGAAAGCCTGGCGCGCGGCGGTGCACGATGCCGGTCGCCGGCTGCCGGCGGCCATCCAGGTCGACAGCGGCATGTCGCGGCTCGGCATGGCGCCGGCCGAAGTCGAGGCGCTGGCCGGGGATAGCAGCGCGTTCGACGGCATCGACATCAAATATGTCATGAGCCATCTGGCCTGCGCCGACGAGCCGCGCCATCCGGCCAACGAACAGCAGAGGCTGGCCTTCGAACGGCTGCGCGCCATGCTGCCCCGGGCGCCCGCCTCGCTCGCCAATTCCTCCGGCATCTTTCTCGGGCCGTCCTACCATCACGATCTCGCTCGGCCCGGAGCCGCGCTCTACGGCATCAACCCGACGCCGGGCGAGCCCAACCCGATGTTGCCCGTGGTGTGGCTGCAGGCCAAGGTGGCGCAGACGCGCCGCATCGAAAAGGGCGCCGGCATCGGCTATGGTCACAGCTATCACGCGGACGGTCCGCTGAGCCTGGCGACGATTTCGTTCGGCTATGCGGATGGCTGGCTGCGCCGCTCCGCTTCGGCGGCCTGGTTCGAAGGCGTGCGCCTGCCTTTCCTCGGGCGTGTGTCGATGGATTCGATTATTCTCGACATCTCCGCTTTGCCGCCCGGCAGGCTGCGCGAGGGCGATCTGGTCGAGCTGCTCGGTCCCTCGCAGAGCGTCGACGACGCCGCCGGCCATGCCGGCACCATCGGCTATGAAATCCTGGCCAGTCTCGGCCCGCGCTTTCACCGCCACTATGTCGGCGGCTGA
- a CDS encoding divergent polysaccharide deacetylase family protein: MADIGKDIERPLGQTVRAPRAARKGGTGVVVSTVVVLALVGVSAAIALREKPFRKPQEVAVSTPKVTAAAEPASAPSALAPAATPKVETPSKTGGPQIIHVQKEEGDGPPQAAIVIRDPSSIGQNLKIAHLPDKALIEASDTGPLPMRSADGRRPFDVYARPWSGARGARVAIVIGGLAVSQTGTQAAIAKLPAEVTLAFAPQGNSIGRWMQAARQGGHEIVMQVPLEPFDYPNVNPGRNTLTVAGSAEENLKNLHWALSRTTNYTGVMNYMGARFSADKAAMEPFMAELGKRGLAYIDDGSSARSLAPDLALKDGVPFVAGDTAIDAVQDRGAILKKLDGLEATARAKGTAVGIGSAFDLTVDIVSSWIAEAKKRGIEIVPISAVAIDPQKG, encoded by the coding sequence TTGGCTGATATCGGCAAGGACATCGAACGCCCGCTTGGACAGACCGTCCGGGCGCCGCGCGCTGCCCGCAAAGGCGGCACTGGCGTGGTCGTGTCCACCGTCGTCGTGCTGGCGCTGGTCGGCGTCTCGGCCGCGATCGCACTCAGGGAAAAGCCGTTTCGCAAGCCGCAAGAGGTCGCTGTTTCGACGCCGAAAGTGACGGCTGCGGCCGAGCCCGCCTCCGCGCCATCCGCCTTGGCCCCAGCCGCGACGCCAAAGGTCGAAACGCCGTCCAAGACCGGTGGTCCTCAGATCATCCATGTGCAGAAGGAGGAGGGCGATGGCCCTCCGCAGGCCGCTATCGTCATCCGCGACCCATCGAGCATTGGGCAGAACCTGAAGATCGCGCATCTTCCCGACAAGGCGCTGATCGAGGCCAGCGACACTGGACCGCTGCCGATGCGCTCCGCCGATGGAAGGCGCCCGTTCGATGTCTATGCACGGCCGTGGTCCGGAGCGCGCGGGGCGCGGGTGGCGATCGTCATCGGCGGGCTGGCCGTCTCGCAGACCGGTACCCAGGCTGCGATAGCCAAGCTGCCTGCGGAAGTGACGCTGGCCTTCGCGCCGCAAGGCAACAGCATCGGCCGCTGGATGCAGGCCGCAAGGCAGGGTGGCCACGAGATCGTCATGCAGGTGCCGCTCGAACCGTTCGACTATCCCAACGTCAACCCCGGCCGCAACACGCTGACAGTGGCAGGGAGCGCCGAAGAAAACCTCAAGAATCTGCATTGGGCGCTGTCGCGGACGACGAACTACACCGGCGTCATGAACTATATGGGCGCGCGCTTTTCCGCCGACAAGGCGGCGATGGAGCCGTTCATGGCCGAACTCGGCAAACGGGGTCTCGCCTATATAGACGACGGCTCATCGGCGCGCAGCCTGGCGCCCGACCTGGCGCTGAAGGACGGCGTGCCCTTCGTCGCCGGCGATACGGCGATCGACGCGGTGCAGGATCGCGGCGCCATCCTGAAGAAACTCGACGGTCTCGAAGCCACGGCGCGGGCCAAGGGCACGGCCGTCGGCATCGGCTCGGCCTTTGATCTCACAGTCGACATCGTCTCATCCTGGATTGCCGAGGCCAAGAAGCGCGGCATCGAGATCGTGCCGATTTCAGCGGTGGCGATCGATCCGCAAAAGGGCTAG